In a single window of the Heliangelus exortis chromosome 1, bHelExo1.hap1, whole genome shotgun sequence genome:
- the MTERF2 gene encoding transcription termination factor 2, mitochondrial, which translates to MLRGVAHGAKGTFVLLLTRSQHCNLGLNCSSVGTEAANRSFLGHSSYTTDTKSGEENQKTIESLYELSVDVKKVRRLKEWVLLQDVAYVKEISAILQEMGADETSVANILERCPEAILRTPAEINSQRTLWQLVCQNEKQMIKLIEQFPESFFTTKYHENQKANILFFQELGLKNNIITRFLTSAPNIFYNPVEKNKDVIETLQRSYLSLGGSDANMKIWIMKLLSQNPFILLNTSTAIQENLDFLQKNDFTDHEVLQLLSKLKGFIFQLTPTTMQKSMRFSKNAFKCSDQELKQLVLKCPALLYYSVPILEERLQGLLKEGISIAQIRETPMVLELTTQIVQYRIKKLSALGYDIKSGTLESLNGTKKDFEVNYGKIQSKKERPIFNPVAPLNIED; encoded by the coding sequence ATGTTGAGAGGAGTGGCTCACGGTGCCAAAGGTACATTTGTTCTTCTGTTGACAAGATCTCAGCACTGCAACCTGGGACTGAACTGTTCATCAGTAGGGACTGAAGCAGCAAACAGAAGCTTCCTGGGGCATTCCAGTTACACAACTGATACAAAATCAggagaggaaaaccaaaaaaccattGAGAGTCTCTACGAATTGTCAGTCGATGTCAAGAAAGTACGGAGACTGAAGGAATGGGTCCTTCTCCAGGATGTAGCCTATGTTAAAGAAATTTCTGCTATCTTACAGGAAATGGGAGCAGATGAGACCTCTGTAGCCAACATTTTAGAACGCTGCCCAGAGGCGATTCTCCGTACACCCGCAGAGATAAACTCTCAAAGAACTCTGTGGCAATTAGTATGCCAGAATGAAAAACAGATGATTAAATTAATAGAGCAATTTCCAGAGTCTTTTTTTACTACTAAATACCACGAGAACCAGAAGGCAAATATACTGTTTTTTCAAGAGCTGGGACTTAAGAATAATATAATCACCAGGTTCTTGACTAGCGCACCCAATATTTTCTACAACCCtgttgagaaaaacaaagatgtgATAGAGACATTACAAAGAAGTTACTTAAGTTTAGGAGGTTCTGATGCAAATATGAAGATCTGGATAATGAAACTGTTGAGCcaaaatccatttattttacTAAATACCTCCACCGCAATCCAGGAGAACTTGGACTTTCTCCAGAAGAATGATTTCACTGACCACGAAGTTCTACAGCTGCTGTCCAAActtaaaggttttatttttcagcttacTCCTACTACTATGCAGAAGAGCATGCGTTTTTCCAAAAATGCCTTTAAGTGCAGTGACCAAGAATTGAAACAGCTAGTGCTGAAATGCCCAGCCCTTCTCTACTATTCTGTTCCCATTTTGGAAGAAAGACTTCAAGGCCTCCTGAAGGAAGGAATTTCCATAGCACAGATTAGGGAGACACCAATGGTGCTGGAATTGACAACACAAATTGTTCAGtacagaattaaaaaacttTCTGCTTTGGGATATGACATAAAGAGTGGAACGCTAGAAAGCTTGAATGGCACTAAGAAAGATTTTGAAGTCAATTATGGCAAAATACAATCAAAGAAGGAGAGACCTATTTTTAATCCTGTTGCCCCTCTAAACATTGAAGATTAA